Sequence from the bacterium genome:
AAAATAAGCATTATGAAACCGCAGTGGTTCGTCCGAGATATTCGTTCAACAGAGGATGGAAAGAATGTGCGACATCTTTTGGAATCTTTGGGGTTGAATACGGTCTGCCGCGAAGCCAACTGTCCGAACAGAAATTATTGTTTTAATGAAGGCACAGCTACTTTTTTAATTCTTGGCAAAAACTGCACTCGAGGCTGCCGTTTTTGCAATATTTCCAAGGGTGCTCCTGATCCGCTTGATCCTGACGAACCTAGAAAATTAGCTGAAGCCGCTTTTGGCATGGATTTAAAACATGTAGTTATCACTTCGGTAACTCGAGACGATTTACCCGATGGAGGTGCTGGGCATTTCGCACAAACCATAAAATGGATTCGGAAATTGTTGCCGCTAGCATCTGTAGAGCTTTTAATACCAGATTTTCAGGGTTCGGAACCAGCTTTAAGCACCGTTCTAAATTCCAAACCCGATGTTCTGAATCATAATGTAGAAACTGTAGAAGAGTTATATCCATTTGTTAGACCAGAGGCCGATTATGAAAGATCCCTTAATGTTTTAAAAGCGTCTTCTGACAGGGGGTTTATAACAAAAAGCGGTATAATGCTTGGGCTTGGAGAGAATATCGAGCAGATCGAAGAGACATTTGAAGACCTCGCTGATTCTGGTATAGGAATTCTTACTTTAGGGCAATACCTAGCGCCCTCAAAAAAGCACTATCCTGTGAAAAGATATATTCCACCCGATGAGTTTGCCTCACTGGCTGTATTGGCAAGGAAATACGGTATAAAAGAAGTTGTTTCCGGTCCTCTTGTAAGAAGCTCGTATAAAGCCGGGGAAACCTACGAAAAAATAAAAAAAGATAAACTTAAACTTTTAGAAAAACAAGGAGGAGACTAATGGAGCTCCGTATCACTGGAAGGCACTTCGATCTTACTCAGGAAATCAAAAACTACGCCGAGACGACAGTCTTGGGTCTGAATCGTTATTCCGAGAAGATACTTGATACGCATTTGGTTTTAGTGGTTGAGAAGCGTCGAAAAAAGGCTGAATTAACGCTCGGAGTTTATGGCCAACAATTGGTATCCCATGCAGAAACTGACGATTTGTATGTGAGTATCGACGAAGTAGTTGATAAGATGCAGCGCCAACTTAAAAAGTATAATGAAAAATTTAAAGAACACCGTGGTTTATCGGATGAAGAGAAGAAAATTTTTGCTGAAAAAATAACAGAAGAACTCCTTGAAGGACAAGACCAGATCAGATGACGGATTTGATTGTCAAGAAATTTTACGAAAAGAAAAAAGAAAGCTTTAAGCTCTCTTTGGTTGCAGGTACTGATGGTCTGAGCCGCAAGATACTAAGACCAGTTATTCAAAGGCCTTCGTTTCTTCTTGCCGGATATAGTGCTGGTTTCGCGGAAAAAAG
This genomic interval carries:
- the lipA gene encoding lipoyl synthase — encoded protein: MKPQWFVRDIRSTEDGKNVRHLLESLGLNTVCREANCPNRNYCFNEGTATFLILGKNCTRGCRFCNISKGAPDPLDPDEPRKLAEAAFGMDLKHVVITSVTRDDLPDGGAGHFAQTIKWIRKLLPLASVELLIPDFQGSEPALSTVLNSKPDVLNHNVETVEELYPFVRPEADYERSLNVLKASSDRGFITKSGIMLGLGENIEQIEETFEDLADSGIGILTLGQYLAPSKKHYPVKRYIPPDEFASLAVLARKYGIKEVVSGPLVRSSYKAGETYEKIKKDKLKLLEKQGGD
- the raiA gene encoding ribosome-associated translation inhibitor RaiA, translating into MELRITGRHFDLTQEIKNYAETTVLGLNRYSEKILDTHLVLVVEKRRKKAELTLGVYGQQLVSHAETDDLYVSIDEVVDKMQRQLKKYNEKFKEHRGLSDEEKKIFAEKITEELLEGQDQIR